The DNA region NNNNNNNNNNNNNNNNNNNNNNNNNNNNNNNNNNNNNNNNNNNNNNNNNNNNNNNNNNNNNNNNNNNNNNNNNNNNNNNNNNNNNNNNNNNNNNNNNNNNNNNNNNNNNNNNNNNNNNNNNNNNNNNNNNNNNNNNNNNNNNNNNNNNNNNNNNNNNNNNNNNNNNNNNNNNNNNNNNNNNNNNNNNNNNNNNNNNNNNNNNNNNNNNNNNNNNNNNNNNNNNNNNNNNNNNNNNNNNNNNNNNNNNNNNNNNNNNNNNNNNNNNNNNNNNNNNNNNNNNNNNNNNNNNNNNNNNNNNNNNNNNNNNNNNNNNNNNNNNNNNNNNNNNNNNNNNNNNNNNNNNNNNNNNNNNNNNNNNNNNNNNNNNNNNNNNNNNNNNNNNNNNNNNNNNNNNNNNNNNNNNNNNNNNNNNNNNNNNNNNNNNNNNNNNNNNNNNNNNNNNNNNNNNNNNNNNNNNNNNNNNNNNNNNNNNNNNNNNNNNNNNNNNNNNNNNNNNNNNNNNNNNNNNNNNNNNNNNNNNNNNNNNNNNNNNNNNNNNNNNNNNNNNNNNNNNNNNNNNNNNNNNNNNNNNNNNNNNNNNNNNNNNNNNNNNNNNNNNNNNNNNNNNNNNNNNNNNNNNNNNNNNNNNNNNNNNNNNNNNNNNNNNNNNNNNNNNNNNNNNNNNNNNNNNNNNNNNNNNNNNNNNNNNNNNNNNNNNNNNNNNNNNNNNNNNNNNNNNNNNNNNNNNNNNNNNNNNNNNNNNNNNNNNNNNNNNNNNNNNNNNNNNNNNNNNNNNNNNNNNNNNNNNNNNNNNNNNNNNNNNNNNNNNNNNNNNNNNNNNNNNNNNNNNNNNNNNNNNNNNNNNNNNNNNNNNNNNNNNNNNNNNNNNNNNNNNNNNNNNNNNNNNNNNNNNNNNNNNNNNNNNNNNNNNNNNNNNNNNNNNNNNNNNNNNNNNNNNNNNNNNNNNNNNNNNNNNNNNNNNNNNNNNNNNNNNNNNNNNNNNNNNNNNNNNNNNNNNNNNNNNNNNNNNNNNNNNNNNNNNNNNNNNNNNNNNNNNNNNNNNNNNNNNNNNNNNNNNNNNNNNNNNNNNNNNNNNNNNNNNNNNNNNNNNNNNNNNNNNNNNNNNNNNNNNNNNNNNNNNNNNNNNNNNNNNNNNNNNNNNNNNNNNNNNNNNNNNNNNNNNNNNNNNNNNNNNNNNNNNNNNNNNNNNNNNNNNNNNNNNNNNNNNNNNNNNNNNNNNNNNNNNNNNNNNNNNNNNNNNNNNNNNNNNNNNNNNNNNNNNNNNNNNNNNNNNNNNNNNNNNNNNNNNNNNNNNNNNNNNNNNNNNNNNNNNNNNNNNNNNNNNNNNNNNNNNNNNNNNNNNNNNNNNNNNNNNNNNNNNNNNNNNNNNNNNNNNNNNNNNNNNNNNNNNNNNNNNNNNNNNNNNNNNNNNNNNNNNNNNNNNNNNNNNNNNNNNNNNNNNNNNNNNNNNNNNNNNNNNNNNNNNNNNNNNNNNNNNNNNNNNNNNNatacgtatgtaacaaacctgcacgttgtgcacatgtaccctaaaacttaaagtataataatgaaaaaataaataaataaaaatatagaacactaaaaagaaaataaataaaataaaaaatacattttatcattttgacttatttttgttttgtgttttaatacCTGATGATTTAGGTAAGTCAAAAAAGTAAAGCCCTAAGGCAGGGGTGTGTAATCATTCAGCTTCCCTGGACCATATTAGAAGAATTCTCTTGGGCCACACATataatacactaacactaatgatagctgatcaactaaaaaaacaaatagcaaaaaaaaaaacaaaacaaaacaaaaaaaaaaacaaaaaaaaaactcataatgttttaagaaagtttacaaatttgtgctGAGTTTCATTCAAACCCCTTCAGGGCCACATGTGGCCTGCAGGccacgggttggacaagcttaCTGGGACATGCGTTTATATAAGCACAACCTCAGCTGTAGCAATGGTTGAATTTACCATTCTAGCTAATAAGGAAGTAACACTTTCAAAACACATTATGCCAtgtttatttttggtagacaaTACTGATTAGTACCAAATCAAATGGGCACCTTCCAAATGGAGAATATCGTGGATCAATTATCCCTGTGTGGAGAGACAATTCAAAATCCAGATCAACACTTATATGTGCCCCCATAAGACATGATTAGTGATTTGATGTAATttgtgaaaacattaaaatgtgagATTACTTCAGAACTTTTTCAGTGAACTAAGAAAATTCTGACTTAGAATTTTTCACTAGAGAATATTTTGAGGCTGAACTCGttcaatttacttatttgttattAAGTAACAGATTACTTAATTaagttagtatttttatttcaggtttttaaatgtctagtaaaaatacaattgattttgaATAGGGAGACTAATATGCATTAAAGgtagacatttttaaataatggagaTAAGAGAATGAATACAAGTTTTTGAAGTGTTATGATTGAAGAATTTGTTATAATAATGAGTGACAATAAGACAGTTCCAAATCACTGCTTAAACATAGCATTGGGCTTTGTTTCTTAGAAATAAAGGATAGtttacttaaaaatgtatcatttattgtccataatacaaatttaattaaagcattttcttcttttaatagaCTAGAAGTAAACATCAGAACATATGACAATTCCATTCCAAGTAAGAATTTAGTTAATGAAGTTTAACTTTTCTTagattggaaaataattttaggaaCTAATGACTAGTGTATTCCAGTAAATGTGATAAAGCAGAAACTGCTatgaatttttgtaaaaattttataaaagcatgTATGCGtgatatttgtatgtgtatgttggttggtgtacatgtgtgtgtatatttctgGCCGTGATGTAGATTTGCACTCACTGGTTTTGAAGAAAGATTTATTTAGTTTGCTCTCCTTCATAATACAAACCAATTTTACTTGTGTAAGATTCCCTTGTTTTTAGAATTCATAATTACAGTAAAGAGGTCAAATATAGTCAGAGAGATGAAAATAGTTAATGAACAACCCATTTGTTAAACAGCTGCAACTTTAGGAACGTTTACTTTAATATACTGAGCCGAAATCTGCCTGCACTGCTATAACTATTACCTATTGGTTCTAGCCCACTCCTCAGGATACATATAAAAGAAGTCTATAACATTGTGattaagagcatgggctctgggcCCAAAGCACCTAGGTTCAAATcaactctgctacttactagctttACGATTTGGAGCAATTAATTTaacctctccccatctctgtgttttatttttccacatccgtaaaatggagacaattatATTACCTAATTCAAAGCATTGTTATAGAGATTAAACAAGTTTACTAAAATGCTTAGAACAcagtctggcacatagtaaacactacACGAGTGTTAGTGGTTGCAGTTATGCTATTATTACTATGACTACTTTTCACCAATATAGCAGctctttaaaaatctaaatatagtAACCATATCTCTGATTAGTCTCTCCGTCCCCAAGAGAGCTATGTTGAGTTTCGTTACCAGTTCCACTTTTGACATAGTTTTCAGATAGTTTGATCTTCCTGATCACACTATTCTGGTTATCCTCAAGTATGTATGTCCTTCTTTAAATACAATCTCCAGAATGGAATGCAGTGTTTCCACCTAGGGCCCTAATTCCTGCAGTTTGGGATGCCGCTGAGGTCAAAGACGTGCTAAAAGAAACACTCAGATGTAATCAATCAAGACTTTTACTGACTGTTGTCAACATCGTGCTAGTTATTATGAAGACTATAGAAGAAATTTTATTGTCTGCAATCTAACTAAagtgacataaagaaaaaaaagccaggataGAGGAGATGATGTAGATATTTTCAAGGAAACAGTAAATCTCTATTTTCTATTCCTACTGTCTGATTCTATTATTTTACCATCATGATTTAAGTATCTGTGAAAATTAGtttaatgtagaaaataaaattacaaatttatttttaataaaattcaatgataaataagaaaaatagtttttattttctctgattgCTATGCAAATAAAGTAGGAACTCTGagaaaaaatctatattttaatttataacttagtttaatttaaataatatgtttctttttcaagAATATTTCAGGTCTGTGGAACATCTGACATTAACTCCAAGTTGTTTATTATCCTTTTTCATTTAGTCAGTGAATCAAGCAGAAAATCATGGAATCAAAAACACTTTGCTTTGACATTTCCCAAACCACCCCAGAGAGGTACAAATGATAAATCAAGACCTTTGAAATCACAAATAACAGTTACTGTAAGTatagaaaaagtcatttttaaaaacaaaatctaagttggtaaagcatatataaatataagaccTTTGTAACTTGACTTTTACTACctgttggaagatttttttttttaatttgtaattttctgtaCAACAGACTGCCCCTACTGCTTTAGATTAAGCTCATATTTCTACATAATTATCCACATCAAAGACATTATCTAAGCAAGCTGGAGAACCTAATACTGCACCTGGCAAGTTCTATCAGGCATGTTTACCAACTGCAAAAAGcagttaaaatttatatattagagCAGAAACTGATCTTGATGAGGTTTCAAGGTctccttattttacaaaatatgaaaTTCAGGAGACTCGATATTAAGAGATTCAAGTTTTCTACTGTTTCTCTAAAGTGGAGTTATCCTATCAAttagcaaaaggaaaaacaagcatGTATAGATCACCTATTATGATATCAAGCAATTTTAAAGCATCTCCCAGAGCGAAGTTACAGTCAATGCATTTATTCGAGGGTAATTTATTACATCTGTAGTGATCCAACTTTCATGCTTCTCTTCAGGttatcttttaattccatatTACCATTTGCTTGTTGGCACCTCTACTGAATAGTTGAGGGAAAATAAGAAGCAATTCTAAAATCAGTCTTTACGGTTATTTATGACAACTAACTAGATTTGGCAAATATTTGGGTGAGAGTTGAAAATAAATTACACCACTGCTGCACAAGTTAATGTGAATCAAGCATCTGTTTATTTCATTCAGtttatgtctttgtttctttttgtgcgGTGCAGTTGGGGTCACAGAATCTCAATTTTACAAGGCACTTTAAAAGCAGGAGTAGAAATTAAGCTAGGGTTTTACAACTATTACAGGAACTGTCATGACAAACTTCAAGTGGATCAGTTTATTTCTGATTTAACTTGGGAATAGACAGTGTTCAGTTTTTTCCAAAAGATTCTCCCCATATAGAATTCCCAAAAGTCTACTGTTGGTTTTTGAGGACAAGTCCTGGAATGTCATCGATCACTGTGGGCCTGCTCTAATATCAATAAGAATCATTAATGGAATCATAAAGTTCCCACTAAAGtcattttatttccaaagtggagttatctctctctttctgtctctctctttcacacacacacacacacacacacacacaaccttgaaagagagaaaaaaacctaAGTTTAAACAGATGGttagtaaaaatataaactttttatgTTTCAATATAGAAAGATATAACTCATTCACAAATGTGTATTATTATTCTAACCAGTCTTTTCAGAGGCATGACCAAAGAAAACTAGAAGAAGGCCAGAAACCAGCTCATGTATGGATAAGgcattctttaagaaaaattttgcaacGACCACCTATTTACACAGCTGCCAGGGAACAGACTCCATTCAGACATCTTTATACTTCCAAAACCCATCttaaaaaagcagaatataagaACTCCAAAGATGAAAAAAGAGGAACACCTTTGAAGaaagattccaagaaaaaaggAGGCTCATATGCAACAAATCCAGAATCCAAGCAAACAGtagaagatgagaaaactaaaagaCAAAACGAGGCAGATAAAACTCCCTTAAAATCATCACATGAAAATGAACCATCTAAGAAGTCAAAACCCAATTCAGAAACAAATCCAGAATCCCAAAATTctaagacagtctcaaaaaattattcacaaaaagataagaaagattCAAAGAATTCCAAGAAGACGAACACTAAATTCATATATACAAAGAACAATCCAAAGAAAGATTTGAAGAGGTCAAGGACTAGTAATGATGCCATATCAGAGATTTGCTCAGAAAATAGTTTAAATGCTGATTTCCTCATGTTAGTGGGAGAGTCTGATGATGAATCCATACATTTTGATACATGCTTAAGGAATTATTCACAGAATAATTCAAAGAAGCCTGCAAAGAAGGACACAAAAAAGAGTGCAAAGAAAAGCTCTGATGCTGAATCTGAAGACTCAAAGGATGTTAAGAAAGATTCaaagaaagttaagaaaaatgcCAAGAAAGATGACAAGAAAAAGGATGTAAAGAAGGACACAGAGTCTACTGATGCTGAATCTGGAGACTCAAAGGATGCAAGGAAAGATACAAAGAAggataagaaaaatttaaagaaagatgaCAGGAAAAAGGACACAAAGAATTACCCAGAGTCTACTGATACTGAATCAGGAGACGCAAAGGATGCAAACGAAGATTCAAGAAAGTCAAAGAAGGCTTCAAAGAAAGATGACAAGAAAAAGGATGCGAAGAAAAGTACAGTCTCTACTGATTCTGAATCTGAATTGGAGTCaaagaaaagtcagaaagatgaaaaaaagtataaaaaaggttcaaagacagataataaaaagTCTGTCAAGAGTGATGAAGAATCTACTGATGCTGACTCTGAACCAAAAGGAGATTCAAAAAAGGgtaaaaaggatgaaaagaagggaaggaaagattcAAAGAAAGATGACAGAAAGAAGGATGCAAAGAAAAATGCGGAATCTACTGAAACTGAATCTGATTTggagttaaagaaagaaaagaaagactcaaagaaggaaaggaaaggttcAAAGAAAGATGTCAAGAAGGATGCAAGGAAGGACACAGAATCTACTGATGCTGAATTTGATGAATCTTCCAAGACAGGCTTTAAAACATCTACACAAATCAAAAGTTCAGATACTGAATCTGAAGAGGCACTATATAAACCTGGGGCTAAGAAGAAAATTGATGAATCGTATGGCATATCTGCAAATTCAAAGCTGGAAGGACTGGAATTAAGGAGAGGATTCAGAATGTCATCCAAAAAGACTACATTCaaggaaaaaggggaaaaggCAAGTATAGGTAGAGTTCCTCCATCAAGAGAAAGACCACCACTCCCTGCTTGTGAGCCTTCTCTACCATCACCAAAAGTCAAACGTCTTTGTCGGTGCAAGAtgcctcctccacctccaaaACCAAGATATGCTCCTTTGGTAAGtttactattgttttatttttagactaaaatggatataaaatttgaaagacatttttagagTCTGAATTTCTGATTTCTCCAAATAATAGTTATCTTTTACTAGAATATTGACAACTTTTTAACtcaaaggtaagaaaaataaagagtacCTCACAAGGATGCAGAATATTgcaaaaaagttataaatttaagagaatagaaattattttgactagagaagagagaaatgacttgTGATTTAAGAAAACATGTGAAGTTATGTATAAAGAAGGTCattttgcaaaaaaaagaaagtggttaAGTTTTATGcttggaaaagaacaaaaatgaaaattggatgggtgcagcacaccaacatggcacaagtatacatatgtaacaaacctgcacgttatgcacatgtaccctacaacttaaagtataataataataaataaattttaaaaaaatgaaaattgactaAAACTTCTACAGGGGCAGATTTAAGCGAGATATAAAGACATTTCCTGAGAAGTTGATGAATACAGTAAAAGCTAGATTAACCAAAATGCATACGTAGCAGGTGGAATACATGCCAAGATTCagctgtgcaaaaaaaaaaaaaaaattatttaatccatATCTCAAGTGCAGTTTTTATGAGCCCTCATTATAACTGATATCGGGAAACAAAAGttaacttttcagaaataaatatatcttctCTAATTTATAAGTCTCATGTTAACTTTGTCTATTTGAAGGTAAATACTCTGCCAACTTAAAGCTAATACTTCTCTCATCCAGGAGACTTTCCCTGCAATCCCTTCCCCAAATAGTCTGATTGTAAGGGAAAGCTTAAAGAGACATCTTACATTAGACAGAGGAGTTCTGGATTAGTgcttacactgctgataaagatatacctgagactgagcaatttacaaaagaaagaggtttaattggactcacagttccatgtgtctgaggaggcctcacaatcatggcagaaggcaaggaggagcaagtcacatcttacttggatgacagcaggcaaagagagcttgtgcagagaagctcatgtttttaaaaccatcagatcttttgagaatcttcactatcacaagaacagtgtaGGAAAGACCCGCCTCCATAATTCAATCACTTTCCACTGGgctcctcccacaacatgtgtgAATTGTGgaggttacaattcaagataagatttgggtggagacacagccaaaccatatcaagtccCTATTCCACATGTTTCCTCCctttctgtctctaca from Papio anubis isolate 15944 unplaced genomic scaffold, Panubis1.0 scaffold1478, whole genome shotgun sequence includes:
- the LOC116272661 gene encoding cylicin-1-like, with amino-acid sequence SSKSLLKHSIGLCFLEIKDSLLKNVSFIVHNTNLIKAFSSFNRLEVNIRTYDNSIPISESSRKSWNQKHFALTFPKPPQRGTNDKSRPLKSQITVTSFQRHDQRKLEEGQKPAHVWIRHSLRKILQRPPIYTAAREQTPFRHLYTSKTHLKKAEYKNSKDEKRGTPLKKDSKKKGGSYATNPESKQTVEDEKTKRQNEADKTPLKSSHENEPSKKSKPNSETNPESQNSKTVSKNYSQKDKKDSKNSKKTNTKFIYTKNNPKKDLKRSRTSNDAISEICSENSLNADFLMLVGESDDESIHFDTCLRNYSQNNSKKPAKKDTKKSAKKSSDAESEDSKDVKKDSKKVKKNAKKDDKKKDVKKDTESTDAESGDSKDARKDTKKDKKNLKKDDRKKDTKNYPESTDTESGDAKDANEDSRKSKKASKKDDKKKDAKKSTVSTDSESELESKKSQKDEKKYKKGSKTDNKKSVKSDEESTDADSEPKGDSKKGKKDEKKGRKDSKKDDRKKDAKKNAESTETESDLELKKEKKDSKKERKGSKKDVKKDARKDTESTDAEFDESSKTGFKTSTQIKSSDTESEEALYKPGAKKKIDESYGISANSKLEGLELRRGFRMSSKKTTFKEKGEKASIGRVPPSRERPPLPACEPSLPSPKVKRLCRCKMPPPPPKPRYAPLVSLLLFYF